From Pagrus major chromosome 2, Pma_NU_1.0, one genomic window encodes:
- the LOC141018175 gene encoding olfactory receptor 11A1-like, whose product MMKTNSTQVSYFTLSAYFDTGLLKYLYFMIIMCLYILIICSNLLLIVVICMNRSLHEPMYMFLCSLFVNELYGSSGLFPFLLTQIVSDIHTVSASFCFLQIFSVYSYVCVEFFNLAVMSYDRYLAICCPLQYNTRMTPKTVAVLIAVTWIFPFLAIVAVIALSAPLQLCGNIINRVYCGNYAVVKLACYDTRLHNIYGLFYTVISVIIPLFLIICTYMKILKVCFSGSKQNRQKAISTCTPHLASLLNFSFGVCFQILQSRFNMSSVPDMLAILLSLYFLTCQPLFTPLLYGLKMSKIRNICKRLLCGDV is encoded by the coding sequence ATGATGAAGACAAACTCTACACAGGTCTCATATTTCACTCTGAGTGCCTACTTCGACACTGGGCTTTTAAAATATCTCTATTTCATGattattatgtgtttatatattttaatcatttgcTCCAacctgctgctcattgtggttaTCTGTATGAACAGAAGCTTACATGAACCTATGTACATGTTCCTGTGCAGCCTGTTTGTAAATGAACTGTATGGTAGTTCAGGGTTGTTTCCGTTCCTTCTGACTCAGATTGtctctgacattcacactgtttctgcttcattttgtttcctgcagattttctctgtttattcgtacgtgtgtgttGAATTTTTTAATTTAGCCGTCATGTCTTATGACAGATATCTTGCTATCTGTTGTCCTCTGCAGTATAACACACGTATGACACCTAAAACAGTGGCTGTGCTTATTGCTGTAACATGGATTTTCCCTTTTCTTGCCATTGTTGCAGTGATAGCACTGAGCgctcctctgcagctgtgtggGAACATCATTAACAGAGTTTACTGTGGGAACTACGCTGTGGTTAAACTGGCCTGCTATGACACCAGACTACATAACATTTACGGACTCTTTTACACTGTCATCTCCGTCATCATCCCTCTATTTTTAATCATCTGCACCTACATGAAGATTCTCAAAGTTTGTTTCTCTGGTTCCAAACAGAACCGACAGAAAGCCATCAGTACCTGCACACCTCACCTCGCCTCTCTGCTCAACTTCTcctttggtgtttgttttcagatCTTACAGAGCAGGTTTAATATGAGCAGTGTTCCTGATATGTTGGCCATTTTATTATCACTGTACTTCCTGACATGCCAGCCGCTCTTTACTCCGCTGCTGTACGggctgaaaatgtccaaaatacgCAACATATGTAAGCGTTTGCTGTGTGGTGACGTGTAG